Proteins found in one Triticum urartu cultivar G1812 chromosome 4, Tu2.1, whole genome shotgun sequence genomic segment:
- the LOC125553109 gene encoding two-component response regulator ORR24-like, whose product MNSPSAYGMHGLLSPQSQPLHLGHAQNNLGTSLNDLDVNNGNLIRGAHMSTMVTGTSGNSFANISNGAPLAPTNRAVQSLESNNRQHLGRINSSSTGSFSSFASDSPHFPDLGRISNTWQTAVPSNIQQLGQNGSMSQASLHGNGPRMEPVSSYAPPSNQITSLGNDMQNQVAPLASNTLPMVFNQGAAPFTFGNSTNLRETLNSNLAFSNSGINTSLPNLRIDNSVVPRQTLDGGNTGGVPLCRMARLISKLLVISSITTTMISWGQVGCKGSSVVVWMTLLLTCSSRYDPLLYFIFSRIYLNAKLSCILLLFCIYIVSFVIFSRIYLNAKFKIEAKAISSKAPTTSITHTEMVFRAHTDRRT is encoded by the coding sequence ATGAACTCCCCTTCTGCATACGGAATGCATGGGTTGCTGTCTCCACAGTCGCAGCCACTTCACCTTGGCCATGCCCAGAATAATCTGGGCACTTCCCTGAACGATTTGGATGTCAATAATGGTAACCTGATCAGGGGTGCACACATGTCAACCATGGTGACTGGTACTTCTGGTAACTCTTTTGCAAACATTTCAAATGGTGCACCATTGGCTCCTACAAATAGGGCAGTTCAGTCTCTTGAATCAAACAACAGGCAACACCTTGGTCGGATAAATTCGTCTTCGACAGGCTCATTTAGCTCATTCGCTAGTGATTCTCCCCACTTTCCAGATCTTGGAAGAATTAGTAACACCTGGCAAACTGCAGTGCCGTCCAACATTCAGCAACTTGGTCAGAACGGCAGCATGTCCCAAGCAAGCTTGCATGGGAATGGCCCTAGGATGGAACCTGTCTCAAGCTATGCACCACCATCAAATCAGATTACATCTCTGGGAAATGATATGCAGAACCAAGTAGCACCACTAGCTAGCAATACCCTTCCAATGGTATTCAATCAGGGTGCAGCGCCATTCACCTTTGGAAACAGCACAAACTTGAGAGAGACGCTCAATAGCAACCTTGCGTTTAGCAATTCAGGCATCAACACTTCATTGCCAAACCTTCGCATTGACAATTCGGTTGTGCCAAGGCAGACTCTGGATGGCGGGAATACAGGCGGTGTTCCTCTCTGCAGGATGGCAAGATTGATCAGCAAGCTGTTGGTAATCAGCTCAATTACAACAACAATGATCTCGTGGGGACAAGTGGGCTGCAAAGGGAGCTCAGTGGTGGTCTGGATGACATTGTTGTTGACATGTTCAAGCCGGTATGATCCACTTTTGTATTTCATTTTCAGCAGAATATATCTTAATGCCAAACTTTCATGTATTTTGCTACTATTTTGCATCTACATAGTAAGTTTTGTCATTTTCAGCAGAATATATCTTAATGCCAAATTCAAAATTGAAGCGAAAGCCATATCTAGCAAAGCTCCAACAACAAGTATCACCCATACAGAGATGGTATTCAGGGCACACACTGACCGTAGGACATAA
- the LOC125553106 gene encoding uncharacterized protein LOC125553106 isoform X1, with amino-acid sequence MESPVAKKATQPEEEDRLSVLMDDVLLSILRKVDISSAVRTSLLSTRWRQLPWLLPELSIDVRHFLPVPCPYSIAANDCQQAMVALTKAAKCLFAKPQRKSTITTLQLQLYLISTFLSDIGPLLGDAIDSALLKDLDLCLLDDLKPGDSSELHMLQLAKDMYGFFNAYPSVFCCLTRLSLHGVCFIELDMHHLLFDCCTQLKHLSLHYCDAGRRSVWKIDAPNSKLSVLQIDTCCFERIDLVCLPELEKLHWDTWVSEYIPLSFGDVPSLGELKLSSALTYYNTVFKLSELLHGTTSIHTLTLDFQGENLWIQPEMKQLYTAFNKLRKLTLRGTFVEFDIIWTTAFLEAAPSMEILIIEAWDHACSAFVNDEERRSVFAERKNPQWEMDFHCSKNGLLKELQFVGFRSLEQQFAFIRALLDRAPNLQAILLKGAEQCKYCDALETKSCCSTESSFPKSEDEQELVARRITDGKSSPRVIFHE; translated from the exons ATGGAGTCCCCCGTGGCCAAGAAAGCGACG CAGCCAGAGGAGGAAGATAGGTTGAGCGTGCTGATGGATGATGTTTTACTGTCTATCTTGCGGAAAGTCGACATAAGCTCTGCTGTAAGGACGAGTTTGCTGTCAACACGGTGGAGGCAGCTGCCCTGGCTGCTGCCTGAGCTCAGCATTGATGTCAGGCATTTCCTACCTGTTCCATGCCCATACTCGATTGCGGCAAATGACTGTCAGCAAGCTATGGTGGCTCTAACCAAAGCAGCCAAGTGTTTATTTGCTAAACCTCAGAGAAAATCCACCATCACAACACTGCAGCTTCAGCTCTACTTGATCAGCACTTTCTTGAGCGACATTGGCCCACTATTAGGTGATGCGATTGACAGTGCTTTGCTGAAAGATTTGGACCTTTGCCTTCTTGATGATCTGAAACCTGGTGACTCTTCTGAGCTGCACATGCTACAGCTCGCCAAAGACATGTATGGTTTTTTCAATGCCTACCCCAGTGTGTTCTGTTGTCTCACAAGACTTTCTCTTCATGGGGTTTGTTTTATCGAGTTGGATATGCACCATCTCCTGTTTGACTGCTGCACACAACTGAAGCATCTAAGCCTCCATTATTGTGATGCCGGTCGCCGCTCTGTGTGGAAGATAGATGCACCAAACTCAAAACTCAGTGTTCTGCAAATCGACACATGTTGCTTTGAGAGAATTGATTTGGTCTGCCTTCCAGAACTGGAGAAGCTCCATTGGGATACTTGGGTGTCCGAATATATCCCCTTGTCGTTTGGCGATGTCCCGTCTCTTGGGGAACTAAAACTCTCATCTGCTTTAACATATTATAATACAGTATTTAAATTAAGTGAGCTTCTACATGGAACCACAAGCATACATACTCTGACATTGGATTTCCAAGGAGAAAAT CTTTGGATCCAACCTGAAATGAAGCAACTCTACACCGCATTCAACAAGCTAAGGAAGCTGACTTTGCGTGGTACCTTTGTTGAATTTGACATTATATGGACAACAGCCTTCCTTGAGGCGGCACCCTCCATGGAAATATTAATTATTGAG GCATGGGACCATGCATGCAGCGCATTTGTGAACGATGAGGAAAGAAGGTCGGTATTTGCAGAAAGGAAAAATCCTCAGTGGGAGATGGACTTCCATTGCTCCAAGAACGGGCTACTGAAAGAGCTCCAGTTTGTCGGCTTTAGATCGCTAGAACAGCAGTTTGCGTTTATAAGAGCCTTGCTGGACCGAGCTCCCAACTTGCAGGCGATACTTCTCAAAGGAGCTGAGCAATGCAAGTACTGCGATGCCCTTGAGACCAAGTCGTGTTGTTCAACAGAGTCTTCCTTTCCAAAGAGTGAGGATGAGCAAGAACTGGTGGCGAGGCGAATCACAGATGGCAAATCCTCACCCCGGGTGATTTTCCATGAATGA
- the LOC125553106 gene encoding uncharacterized protein LOC125553106 isoform X2, with protein sequence MESPVAKKATPEEEDRLSVLMDDVLLSILRKVDISSAVRTSLLSTRWRQLPWLLPELSIDVRHFLPVPCPYSIAANDCQQAMVALTKAAKCLFAKPQRKSTITTLQLQLYLISTFLSDIGPLLGDAIDSALLKDLDLCLLDDLKPGDSSELHMLQLAKDMYGFFNAYPSVFCCLTRLSLHGVCFIELDMHHLLFDCCTQLKHLSLHYCDAGRRSVWKIDAPNSKLSVLQIDTCCFERIDLVCLPELEKLHWDTWVSEYIPLSFGDVPSLGELKLSSALTYYNTVFKLSELLHGTTSIHTLTLDFQGENLWIQPEMKQLYTAFNKLRKLTLRGTFVEFDIIWTTAFLEAAPSMEILIIEAWDHACSAFVNDEERRSVFAERKNPQWEMDFHCSKNGLLKELQFVGFRSLEQQFAFIRALLDRAPNLQAILLKGAEQCKYCDALETKSCCSTESSFPKSEDEQELVARRITDGKSSPRVIFHE encoded by the exons ATGGAGTCCCCCGTGGCCAAGAAAGCGACG CCAGAGGAGGAAGATAGGTTGAGCGTGCTGATGGATGATGTTTTACTGTCTATCTTGCGGAAAGTCGACATAAGCTCTGCTGTAAGGACGAGTTTGCTGTCAACACGGTGGAGGCAGCTGCCCTGGCTGCTGCCTGAGCTCAGCATTGATGTCAGGCATTTCCTACCTGTTCCATGCCCATACTCGATTGCGGCAAATGACTGTCAGCAAGCTATGGTGGCTCTAACCAAAGCAGCCAAGTGTTTATTTGCTAAACCTCAGAGAAAATCCACCATCACAACACTGCAGCTTCAGCTCTACTTGATCAGCACTTTCTTGAGCGACATTGGCCCACTATTAGGTGATGCGATTGACAGTGCTTTGCTGAAAGATTTGGACCTTTGCCTTCTTGATGATCTGAAACCTGGTGACTCTTCTGAGCTGCACATGCTACAGCTCGCCAAAGACATGTATGGTTTTTTCAATGCCTACCCCAGTGTGTTCTGTTGTCTCACAAGACTTTCTCTTCATGGGGTTTGTTTTATCGAGTTGGATATGCACCATCTCCTGTTTGACTGCTGCACACAACTGAAGCATCTAAGCCTCCATTATTGTGATGCCGGTCGCCGCTCTGTGTGGAAGATAGATGCACCAAACTCAAAACTCAGTGTTCTGCAAATCGACACATGTTGCTTTGAGAGAATTGATTTGGTCTGCCTTCCAGAACTGGAGAAGCTCCATTGGGATACTTGGGTGTCCGAATATATCCCCTTGTCGTTTGGCGATGTCCCGTCTCTTGGGGAACTAAAACTCTCATCTGCTTTAACATATTATAATACAGTATTTAAATTAAGTGAGCTTCTACATGGAACCACAAGCATACATACTCTGACATTGGATTTCCAAGGAGAAAAT CTTTGGATCCAACCTGAAATGAAGCAACTCTACACCGCATTCAACAAGCTAAGGAAGCTGACTTTGCGTGGTACCTTTGTTGAATTTGACATTATATGGACAACAGCCTTCCTTGAGGCGGCACCCTCCATGGAAATATTAATTATTGAG GCATGGGACCATGCATGCAGCGCATTTGTGAACGATGAGGAAAGAAGGTCGGTATTTGCAGAAAGGAAAAATCCTCAGTGGGAGATGGACTTCCATTGCTCCAAGAACGGGCTACTGAAAGAGCTCCAGTTTGTCGGCTTTAGATCGCTAGAACAGCAGTTTGCGTTTATAAGAGCCTTGCTGGACCGAGCTCCCAACTTGCAGGCGATACTTCTCAAAGGAGCTGAGCAATGCAAGTACTGCGATGCCCTTGAGACCAAGTCGTGTTGTTCAACAGAGTCTTCCTTTCCAAAGAGTGAGGATGAGCAAGAACTGGTGGCGAGGCGAATCACAGATGGCAAATCCTCACCCCGGGTGATTTTCCATGAATGA
- the LOC125553111 gene encoding receptor-like protein 3, translating into MAKCGLLFLFLAFLLPAARATSCHPDDLRALRGFAGNLSGGAVLLRAAWSGASCCVWEGVSCDDTSGRVTALRLPGHGLVGPIPGASLAGLARLEELNLANNKLVGTIPSWIGELDHLCYLDLSDNSLVGEVPKSLIRLKGLVIVGHSLGMVFTNMPLYVKRNRRTLDEQPNTISGSNNTVRSGSTNVVSGNDNTVISGNNNNVAGSNNTVVTGNDNTVTGSNHVVSGDKHIVTDNNNAVSGNDNNVSGSFHTVSGSHNTVSGTNNTVSGSNHVVSGSNKVVGDQ; encoded by the coding sequence ATGGCAAAATGCGGGCTGCTGTTCCTGTTCTTGGCATTCCTCTTGCCGGCGGCGCGTGCGACGTCTTGCCACCCCGATGACCTCCGTGCGCTACGGGGCTTCGCCGGAAACCTCAGTGGTGGGGCTGTCCTCCTCCGTGCTGCCTGGTCTGGTGCCTCCTGCTGCGTCTGGGAAGGCGTGAGCTGCGACGACACTAGCGGCCGTGTCACGGCGCTGCGGCTCCCTGGGCACGGCCTTGTGGGGCCCATCCCAGGAGCATCCTTGGCAGGCCTTGCACGGCTAGAGGAGCTCAACCTTGCCAACAACAAACTGGTCGGCACCATCCCATCGTGGATTGGCGAGCTTGATCACCTTTGCTACTTGGATCTGTCGGATAATTCATTGGTTGGCGAGGTACCCAAGAGTTTGATACGGCTCAAGGGTCTAGTCATCGTTGGTCATTCACTAGGTATGGTTTTTACGAACATGCCATTGTATGTGAAGCGTAATAGAAGAACACTCGAcgaacaaccaaatacaatatcTGGGAGCAACAACACTGTCAGATCTGGAAGCACCAACGTTGTTTCTGGGAATGACAACACTGTCATATCCGGGAATAACAACAATGTGGCTGGTAGCAACAACACTGTCGTAACCGGGAACGACAATACCGTAACGGGTAGCAACCATGTTGTATCTGGGGACAAACATATCGTGACTGACAATAACAATGCCGTATCCGGGAACGACAATAATGTATCTGGGAGCTTCCATACCGTATCCGGGAGCCACAATACTGTATCTGGGACCAACAACACCGTATCCGGAAGCAACCATGTCGTATCTGGGAGCAACAAAGTCGTAGGAGATCAATGA